In Paenibacillus sp. G2S3, a single window of DNA contains:
- a CDS encoding glycosyltransferase family A protein, which translates to MDHSEVLQQACYVFLNDLNDEISPSSTLQLDDKEIFQRCRLIIDKEQNPQVRTFLETLSEVIHAYLTERASEDALRFYLSEQFSIVNEEIDGLIHGLVALKHQSPHTDTSHPALLAFADYPKVSVIITTYNRKAFLYQAIQSILKQDYPYIEITVIDDCSTDGTEELMHQSFGGESRVIYMQNEKNSGPGNNRRKAFAAHGDGEYVLFLDDDDYLIDMNYLSKAVDFHNHHPDISFVAANVFLEFSKAKQLKISSLQLSRIIKKQDYFMNFEKKGYPKPSSTLTTVFKREALMAMDILHMNMVNDASIYLRSLLVGDAGFIDTLAGVYRLHGDNITFNLSQRFLIENLEEKLLIKNMAVQKYGYSEQEMTEWFNHNAYDTISYYLLNSAKDATDFKFMYHWALNHCPPIYNPLRNEFRTKLIKKQLLRISLLRALLGR; encoded by the coding sequence ATGGATCATAGCGAGGTTTTACAGCAAGCCTGTTACGTCTTTCTAAATGACCTTAATGATGAAATCAGCCCTTCATCTACCCTTCAATTGGATGATAAAGAAATATTCCAAAGATGCCGTCTGATCATAGATAAAGAACAAAATCCGCAAGTTAGAACCTTTCTGGAAACCTTATCTGAGGTGATCCATGCTTATCTCACAGAGAGAGCTTCAGAGGATGCATTAAGGTTCTATCTGTCAGAGCAATTCAGTATCGTGAACGAAGAGATCGACGGGTTAATCCATGGGTTAGTTGCACTCAAACATCAGTCCCCACATACGGATACTTCGCACCCGGCACTTCTTGCCTTTGCCGATTATCCCAAGGTCAGTGTCATTATCACTACTTACAATAGAAAGGCATTCCTATATCAAGCGATCCAAAGCATCTTAAAGCAAGACTATCCATATATAGAAATCACAGTTATTGATGATTGCTCTACAGATGGCACGGAAGAGTTAATGCATCAAAGCTTCGGAGGCGAGTCACGGGTAATCTACATGCAGAACGAAAAGAATAGCGGGCCGGGAAACAATCGCCGTAAAGCTTTCGCTGCTCATGGTGATGGTGAATATGTTCTTTTTCTCGATGATGATGACTATCTGATTGACATGAATTATTTAAGTAAGGCTGTGGACTTTCACAATCATCATCCCGATATATCATTCGTAGCTGCTAATGTGTTTCTTGAATTTTCAAAGGCCAAGCAACTGAAGATCAGTAGCCTACAGCTAAGCAGGATTATTAAGAAGCAGGATTATTTCATGAATTTCGAGAAAAAAGGATATCCAAAGCCCTCCTCCACCTTAACAACTGTCTTTAAGCGCGAGGCTTTAATGGCTATGGATATCCTGCATATGAACATGGTCAACGATGCTTCTATTTATCTGCGCTCCTTGTTGGTCGGTGATGCTGGCTTCATAGATACCCTCGCCGGTGTATACAGATTACACGGGGACAACATTACTTTTAATTTGAGTCAGCGATTCTTAATTGAGAATCTGGAGGAGAAGCTGTTGATTAAGAATATGGCCGTTCAGAAATATGGATATAGTGAGCAGGAAATGACGGAATGGTTTAACCATAATGCTTATGATACAATCTCATACTATTTATTAAATTCTGCGAAAGACGCTACAGACTTTAAATTCATGTATCATTGGGCCCTTAACCATTGCCCGCCGATCTACAATCCATTAAGAAATGAATTCCGTACAAAGCTTATTAAAAAACAATTATTACGGATCTCGTTACTTCGAGCGCTGCTCGGAAGATGA
- a CDS encoding sugar isomerase has product MRAKRSILNLSFGLGSQLITIILGFFIPRLIMVNYGSEANGLIASIVQIISYLALLEAGVGAASIQALYKPVASDDKNHINSILAATSSYYKKTGIYYFFAVLLLATLYPLVITSDIDRLSVMLIILLTGMGGAINYYFQGKFKVLLAAEGKSYVETSIVTVANILNNVVRILLLLQGVNIIAVQASYFILTILQIVVFYIYINKHYKWINLNLKPDYEAIGQKNSVLVHEISYLVFRNTDVLILTIFTNLKIVSIYVMYNMIFTIVDNIVQTINGSVKAALGQSFHESKEAFIKFYDAYEVYFMGLIFSILTVAYILILPFMKLYTAGVNDVNYIDMWLPILFVVIKLLTNARASSNNVITIAGHFKNTQNRSILESAINLVASIVFVIFMGIYGVLMGTIAALLYRSIDIVVYASRHLLERSPWVTFRRWLTNAVVFVGIILISSAIDIPIHSYAGIMLWGVLLGLVILPVYFVIASLMEREVFLYTWGHLKTYRYKLKSKIAARPKVSGLSK; this is encoded by the coding sequence ATGAGAGCCAAGCGGAGCATTCTTAACTTATCCTTTGGACTCGGGAGTCAGCTCATCACGATCATCCTCGGATTTTTCATCCCCCGACTGATTATGGTCAACTATGGCTCTGAAGCAAACGGATTAATCGCTTCTATTGTACAGATCATTAGTTATTTGGCCCTGCTGGAAGCCGGCGTAGGCGCCGCTTCGATCCAAGCCCTATACAAGCCAGTAGCTTCGGATGATAAGAACCACATCAACTCTATTCTGGCCGCCACCTCTAGCTATTATAAAAAAACAGGCATTTATTATTTCTTCGCCGTCCTTCTACTCGCCACCCTGTATCCATTAGTGATCACTTCTGACATCGATCGATTATCGGTTATGCTCATTATTTTACTTACAGGAATGGGTGGAGCGATCAATTATTATTTTCAAGGAAAATTCAAAGTCCTTCTCGCTGCAGAGGGAAAAAGCTATGTAGAGACTTCTATAGTCACCGTGGCTAATATTCTGAACAATGTGGTTCGGATTCTGTTATTACTTCAAGGCGTTAACATCATCGCTGTGCAAGCTTCCTATTTCATATTGACCATACTTCAAATCGTCGTCTTCTATATCTATATCAATAAGCATTACAAATGGATCAACCTTAATCTCAAACCAGACTATGAAGCCATTGGTCAAAAAAATTCCGTGTTAGTCCATGAGATCTCCTACTTAGTGTTTAGAAATACTGACGTGCTAATCCTGACTATATTTACGAACTTAAAGATCGTCAGCATTTATGTCATGTACAACATGATTTTTACAATTGTAGATAACATTGTCCAAACCATAAACGGAAGCGTGAAAGCTGCTCTAGGTCAGAGCTTTCATGAGAGTAAAGAAGCCTTTATTAAATTTTATGATGCTTACGAAGTGTATTTTATGGGGCTCATTTTCTCGATTCTAACGGTAGCTTACATTCTAATTCTACCTTTTATGAAACTGTATACCGCTGGGGTAAATGACGTGAATTATATCGATATGTGGCTGCCGATCCTGTTCGTAGTCATCAAATTATTAACCAATGCCAGAGCTTCCTCCAATAATGTGATTACGATCGCCGGACATTTCAAGAACACACAGAACCGTTCCATTCTAGAATCCGCCATCAATCTAGTCGCTTCTATTGTCTTCGTTATCTTTATGGGGATTTACGGTGTATTGATGGGAACGATAGCCGCTCTCTTGTATCGCTCCATAGATATCGTGGTCTATGCTAGCAGACATTTGCTGGAGCGGAGCCCTTGGGTCACTTTTAGAAGATGGCTTACGAATGCAGTCGTTTTTGTTGGCATTATTCTAATCTCCAGCGCCATCGACATCCCTATCCATTCCTATGCAGGAATTATGTTGTGGGGTGTACTGTTAGGGCTTGTGATCCTACCCGTATATTTCGTAATTGCCTCCTTAATGGAACGGGAAGTTTTCCTGTATACATGGGGACATCTCAAAACGTATCGATATAAACTCAAAAGTAAAATTGCAGCTAGACCTAAGGTAAGTGGTTTATCCAAATAA
- a CDS encoding polysaccharide pyruvyl transferase family protein has translation MKKMLIYAYTEFNLGDDLFIKVLCERYPDTEFRICAPRLYKLCFKEIKNLKVYPSDSLFLRGIASICRRLKIHNLAQKYMANRSDGVVHIGGSIFMQAEHWEEHFKNAEAIRNKNKPYYLLGANFGPYTDNEYYEEHKRIFKDYTDICFREKYSYDLFEDLDHVRLAPDIIFQLDPLDLQTESKDYIVLSVIKPSAKGLNGFDNLYYEKMKELAIYFIEKGYAVHFMSFCEHEGDQLAIEEIQSLMGPSYEDSIQVHLYKTNMEEVLAVLAHSSFIVASRFHAMILGWVLGKPVFPVAYSKKMINVMEDAQFNGLYTDFTTLEQLQPAQVFESMTAHYMDVTLQAKHAERHFEQLDTYLSLYERRIRYESQAEHS, from the coding sequence ATGAAAAAGATGCTGATCTATGCCTATACCGAATTTAATTTGGGCGATGATTTATTCATTAAGGTGCTATGTGAGAGATATCCGGATACCGAATTCAGAATCTGCGCTCCACGCTTATACAAGCTATGCTTCAAAGAGATCAAGAACCTCAAAGTGTATCCTTCTGATTCCCTTTTCTTAAGAGGCATTGCCTCTATTTGCAGAAGGTTAAAGATACATAATCTGGCGCAAAAATATATGGCCAATCGCTCCGACGGCGTTGTTCATATCGGTGGCTCGATCTTTATGCAGGCAGAGCATTGGGAGGAGCATTTTAAGAACGCAGAAGCCATCCGGAATAAGAATAAACCCTACTATTTATTAGGAGCCAATTTTGGCCCTTATACAGATAATGAATATTATGAGGAACACAAGCGGATTTTTAAGGACTATACAGACATCTGCTTTAGAGAAAAGTACTCTTATGATTTATTCGAGGATCTGGATCATGTCCGTTTAGCACCCGATATTATTTTTCAGCTTGACCCGCTAGATCTTCAAACCGAATCAAAGGATTATATCGTCTTATCCGTCATTAAGCCTTCTGCTAAAGGTCTGAACGGTTTTGACAACCTCTATTATGAAAAAATGAAAGAACTCGCAATTTATTTCATTGAAAAAGGCTACGCTGTTCATTTCATGTCATTTTGTGAACACGAAGGCGATCAGCTGGCGATTGAGGAAATCCAGAGTCTTATGGGCCCCTCTTATGAGGATTCCATCCAAGTGCATTTATACAAAACGAATATGGAAGAGGTCTTGGCCGTTCTAGCCCATTCCAGCTTTATCGTAGCTTCAAGATTCCATGCGATGATTCTGGGCTGGGTATTGGGTAAACCAGTGTTTCCCGTAGCTTACAGCAAAAAAATGATCAACGTAATGGAAGATGCCCAGTTCAATGGGTTATATACCGATTTCACTACACTGGAGCAGCTCCAGCCTGCGCAGGTTTTTGAAAGCATGACTGCTCACTACATGGATGTCACGCTGCAAGCGAAACATGCCGAAAGACATTTTGAGCAGCTGGATACGTATTTATCGCTTTACGAAAGGAGGATACGTTATGAGAGCCAAGCGGAGCATTCTTAA
- a CDS encoding glycosyltransferase family A protein — protein sequence MNLSIVVPVYNIEQYITPMFNSLLDQNEQQFEVIIVDDGSTDNTYNVIESILSLNPKLFCKVIRTENQGVSAARNTGLAEATGKYVLFLDGDDYISTDLVRTIHNNTQASDPEIICWGYNHVSEDGVTILSYASAYSGITGSEALTHILVNKSLRIWTGSIAYKRELLLLHGLKYTERCVNGEDQEFIYKALSRAARVITLPDILSFYLQRNTSISNSYNVKKFDVVDVFKRVDAYFEAHPFEQLDTISPYIRNRELIENYFFNLKTCLNETEGVSIQELLRDIDHTYPELNQEMYELIRRYRGNDRRLALYIRAFLISPLLYHRFISVERGLSRFKRKESRL from the coding sequence ATGAATTTAAGCATTGTGGTCCCTGTATACAATATCGAACAATATATAACCCCTATGTTTAATTCACTCCTTGACCAAAACGAACAGCAATTCGAGGTCATTATCGTAGATGATGGATCTACGGATAACACCTACAACGTTATAGAATCGATACTTTCACTTAACCCCAAACTTTTCTGCAAAGTTATTCGAACAGAGAATCAAGGGGTAAGTGCGGCTAGAAATACAGGCTTAGCAGAAGCCACAGGGAAATATGTGTTGTTTCTAGATGGAGATGATTATATCTCTACAGACTTAGTACGAACCATTCATAACAATACTCAAGCATCAGACCCTGAGATTATTTGCTGGGGATATAACCATGTTTCAGAGGATGGAGTTACTATTTTGAGCTACGCCTCTGCTTATAGCGGCATCACAGGTAGTGAAGCGCTGACTCATATTCTCGTGAACAAAAGCTTACGAATATGGACAGGGAGCATTGCGTACAAACGGGAATTACTACTCCTTCATGGGCTCAAATATACGGAGCGCTGTGTGAATGGAGAAGATCAGGAGTTTATTTACAAAGCCTTATCCAGAGCCGCAAGAGTCATCACGTTACCGGATATATTATCGTTTTATTTACAAAGAAACACGTCGATTTCCAACAGCTATAATGTGAAAAAATTTGATGTCGTCGATGTATTCAAACGGGTCGATGCCTATTTCGAGGCCCATCCCTTTGAGCAGTTAGATACGATATCCCCTTATATAAGAAATCGTGAGCTGATCGAGAACTACTTTTTCAACCTAAAGACCTGTCTAAATGAGACAGAAGGCGTAAGCATTCAAGAGTTACTTCGCGACATCGACCATACCTATCCTGAACTAAATCAAGAAATGTATGAACTCATAAGACGTTATAGAGGGAATGATCGAAGATTAGCCCTTTATATCCGAGCATTCTTAATCTCCCCGCTTCTATATCACAGATTCATTTCTGTGGAGAGAGGCTTATCCAGGTTCAAGCGAAAGGAATCTAGACTATGA
- a CDS encoding Zn-dependent hydrolase codes for MQLQKIFVNGERLKNTIEAFADFGRTDNNGVTRLSLTEEDGKVRNYFCACCEELGMSVKVDDMGTMYATLAGVASGPPIVIGSHMDTVKKGGRFDGVLGVIAGLEVVRTLVDHGIKPKLPVTIMNFTNEEGARFEPSMMASGVLSGKFDKTTMLNKKDPEGITFGEALEKSGYKGETSNRITEATAYLELHIEQGPVLEQEEVSIGLVDCVVGMACYEIEVTGESDHAGTTPMAMRKDALFAATDLITELRSKLSVLDSELVYTMGRMNVLPNIHTVIPNKVIFTIEARHKDMELVREVEAIIHGLPESLVDCEVSKTKLWGRETVWFDRGVCDLVEQATQVLGYSNRKIASGAGHDAQFVASFLPSAMVFVPSVKGKSHCEEELTSYEDCEKGVNVILETVMLLLSK; via the coding sequence ATGCAATTGCAAAAAATATTCGTGAACGGTGAGAGATTAAAGAATACGATTGAGGCATTTGCGGATTTTGGGCGTACAGATAACAACGGCGTGACCCGCTTATCGCTGACGGAAGAGGATGGTAAGGTTCGGAATTATTTTTGCGCTTGCTGTGAAGAGCTGGGGATGTCTGTGAAGGTGGATGACATGGGTACGATGTACGCTACGCTTGCGGGTGTAGCATCTGGGCCTCCTATTGTAATCGGTTCGCATATGGATACCGTGAAAAAAGGCGGCAGATTCGATGGCGTATTAGGCGTGATCGCTGGACTAGAGGTGGTGCGCACACTCGTGGATCACGGAATAAAGCCGAAGCTACCAGTGACCATTATGAATTTCACAAATGAAGAAGGAGCTCGCTTCGAGCCTTCGATGATGGCCTCTGGTGTGCTGTCCGGGAAGTTCGATAAGACGACAATGCTGAATAAAAAAGATCCGGAGGGCATTACTTTTGGAGAAGCGCTCGAGAAAAGTGGGTATAAGGGAGAAACGAGCAATCGTATTACCGAAGCCACTGCTTATTTAGAGCTTCATATCGAGCAAGGTCCTGTGCTAGAACAAGAAGAAGTGTCGATTGGTCTGGTGGACTGTGTAGTTGGCATGGCCTGTTATGAGATTGAGGTGACGGGGGAATCGGATCACGCAGGCACCACGCCTATGGCGATGCGTAAGGATGCCTTGTTCGCAGCCACGGATCTGATCACGGAACTGCGAAGCAAGCTGAGTGTGCTCGACTCCGAGCTGGTGTATACCATGGGCAGAATGAATGTGCTTCCTAATATTCATACCGTCATTCCCAATAAAGTGATCTTCACGATTGAGGCTAGACATAAAGATATGGAGCTTGTCCGTGAGGTGGAAGCCATTATCCATGGTTTGCCGGAGAGTCTGGTGGACTGCGAAGTGAGTAAGACCAAGCTTTGGGGCAGAGAGACTGTTTGGTTTGATCGGGGCGTGTGTGATTTAGTGGAGCAAGCGACACAAGTCTTGGGCTATTCTAATCGGAAGATCGCAAGTGGCGCAGGGCATGATGCTCAGTTCGTAGCCAGCTTTCTACCATCGGCTATGGTGTTTGTACCTAGTGTGAAGGGCAAAAGTCATTGTGAAGAGGAGCTTACCTCCTATGAAGACTGTGAAAAAGGGGTAAATGTAATCTTAGAAACGGTGATGTTATTGCTGTCAAAATAG
- the ald gene encoding alanine dehydrogenase, which produces MIIAVPKEIKNNENRVAITPAGVVSLIKEGHQVLVEAGAGVGSGFPNEEYASAGAQLIQDAATVWSSAEMVMKVKEPLESEYPYFRPGLILFTYLHLAPEPSLAAALKDKGVFAIGYETVVHERTLPLLTPMSEVAGRMSVQLGAQFLQKNYGGQGILLSGVPGVSRGKVSIIGGGVVGTNAAKMAIGLGADVTIVDLSAERLRQLDDIFGAQINTLISNPYNIAKVVAEADLLVGAVLIPGAKAPKLVTEEMVKTMKPGSVIVDVAIDQGGIVETIDRVTTHDNPVFIKHGVLHYSVANMPGAVAKTSTIALTNVTVPYALQIAKKGVIKAIQDNAGLRSGVNVANGKITCQAVAEALGEQHFTVEQAMEQTFTMS; this is translated from the coding sequence ATGATTATCGCAGTGCCTAAAGAAATTAAAAATAATGAGAATCGTGTAGCCATAACACCTGCGGGTGTAGTTAGCCTTATTAAAGAAGGACATCAAGTGCTGGTGGAAGCAGGGGCTGGTGTGGGAAGTGGGTTTCCAAACGAAGAGTATGCTTCTGCTGGAGCACAGCTGATTCAGGATGCAGCTACGGTTTGGAGCTCCGCAGAAATGGTGATGAAAGTGAAAGAACCGCTGGAAAGCGAGTACCCCTATTTCCGTCCAGGCCTTATTTTGTTCACGTATCTGCATCTTGCACCAGAGCCTTCTTTGGCCGCTGCGCTCAAAGACAAGGGTGTCTTTGCCATCGGATATGAGACGGTCGTTCATGAACGTACCTTGCCACTATTAACACCGATGAGTGAAGTTGCGGGCCGGATGTCTGTTCAGCTGGGCGCTCAGTTCTTGCAAAAAAACTATGGCGGACAAGGGATTCTTCTCTCCGGTGTTCCCGGGGTTAGTCGTGGCAAAGTTAGCATTATCGGTGGTGGAGTAGTAGGTACAAACGCTGCAAAAATGGCTATCGGTTTGGGTGCTGATGTTACAATTGTTGACCTTAGTGCGGAAAGATTGCGTCAATTAGATGATATTTTTGGGGCACAGATTAACACGCTGATCTCGAACCCTTACAATATTGCCAAAGTGGTAGCTGAGGCAGATCTGTTGGTAGGTGCGGTGTTGATTCCGGGTGCAAAAGCACCGAAGCTGGTTACAGAAGAAATGGTCAAGACTATGAAGCCGGGATCGGTGATTGTCGATGTGGCCATTGACCAAGGTGGTATCGTAGAAACGATTGACAGAGTGACAACACATGATAATCCTGTATTTATCAAGCACGGCGTGCTGCATTATTCTGTAGCTAATATGCCGGGGGCTGTTGCTAAAACCTCGACGATCGCTTTAACTAATGTCACCGTGCCATACGCCCTTCAAATTGCCAAAAAAGGCGTGATCAAGGCGATTCAAGATAATGCTGGCCTAAGAAGCGGTGTGAATGTGGCTAATGGCAAGATCACCTGCCAAGCCGTGGCTGAAGCACTTGGCGAGCAACATTTTACGGTAGAACAAGCCATGGAGCAGACGTTCACGATGAGCTAA
- a CDS encoding helix-turn-helix domain-containing protein, which translates to MTEKDPLFDRFFDSMESLADAISESLQSQVTIEDSNHHVIGYSSHQFESDSARISTIIGKRVPNAVIIGLRKKGIMQQLESATRPIRIPAVMEVGLGPRLAICIKHQKEILGYIWVVDAGNLVEGHAENIVEKAAAIVGRYILKQRGWKTKQEKTQEDFFWKLLTSHYDNEANIKQDAEVWSILLPDKFYISVFESDKVINDHFVLRFRQTMTSYPGLKLLFLTAEHNRLIILFSFSFRMEGTGGLYSFMHKIIEDMRKSENCMLAAGCSLDYTEYMSAAIAYWEAGSILEIKKLLPFHGRELLLYEDIGFWAYVPAIIEQKRSRTRKSPLLYPLKEHDREHKSDFLKTIAVYLSLSGNLKESAAFLHIHTNTLLYRLNRIAEITGKSLKDTGYRTSIYLDILTEETRQLNQWFVESGE; encoded by the coding sequence GTGACGGAAAAGGATCCATTGTTTGATCGTTTCTTCGATAGTATGGAATCGTTGGCGGATGCGATTAGTGAATCTCTTCAATCCCAAGTTACGATTGAGGACAGCAATCATCATGTGATCGGATACAGCTCCCATCAATTTGAGAGTGATTCCGCGAGAATTTCGACCATTATTGGAAAGCGCGTGCCTAACGCTGTCATTATTGGCTTGCGCAAGAAGGGGATTATGCAGCAGCTTGAGAGCGCTACACGTCCGATTCGGATTCCTGCGGTCATGGAGGTAGGTCTTGGCCCCCGACTCGCTATTTGCATCAAACATCAGAAGGAAATACTCGGGTACATATGGGTAGTGGATGCAGGCAATCTAGTTGAAGGACACGCAGAGAATATTGTAGAGAAAGCGGCGGCCATTGTTGGTCGTTATATATTGAAGCAACGGGGTTGGAAGACGAAGCAGGAGAAAACGCAGGAGGATTTTTTCTGGAAGCTGCTCACCTCCCATTACGACAATGAAGCGAATATCAAGCAGGATGCGGAAGTTTGGTCGATTCTTTTGCCGGACAAATTTTATATTAGCGTGTTTGAGAGTGACAAGGTCATCAATGACCACTTCGTACTTCGGTTTCGGCAAACTATGACCTCCTATCCGGGGCTGAAATTATTGTTTCTGACTGCTGAGCACAATCGGTTAATTATATTGTTTTCATTCAGCTTTCGCATGGAAGGGACGGGTGGTCTGTATTCGTTCATGCACAAAATTATCGAGGATATGCGTAAGAGTGAGAACTGTATGCTGGCTGCAGGCTGTAGCCTGGATTACACTGAATATATGTCGGCAGCCATTGCGTACTGGGAAGCGGGTTCCATTCTGGAAATCAAGAAGCTGCTGCCTTTTCATGGCCGAGAGTTACTATTGTATGAGGATATTGGATTTTGGGCGTATGTTCCGGCTATTATAGAGCAAAAACGTAGTCGGACCCGTAAAAGTCCTTTACTGTATCCGCTAAAAGAGCATGATCGCGAGCATAAAAGTGATTTTCTAAAAACGATTGCCGTTTATTTATCACTCAGTGGAAACTTGAAGGAATCCGCCGCTTTTTTACATATTCATACCAACACATTGCTGTACAGATTAAATCGCATAGCAGAGATTACGGGAAAAAGCTTAAAGGATACGGGATACCGCACTTCTATATATTTGGATATTTTGACGGAAGAGACCAGGCAGCTCAATCAGTGGTTTGTTGAGTCAGGGGAATAA
- a CDS encoding protein-glutamine gamma-glutamyltransferase, producing the protein MVKEVRSPDALDFERKMRDSIVESAEALNNSGADFATFDESRCNPQFWTRTDIGGLQLNAGVAPSVGIKDIFQNGHLYAFECATAMVIVMYRATIEAIGEEDFNKYFKDLFLWDWNYDENLRLITNYNKDQMLRGDIVYFRNPDHAPSKPEWQGENAVKLEEDLFYGHGIGITTVEVIIASLNEERSPGSNTSAFLTNESIHPDFNYLQQLSTGSVLPMAENRGSQCTVFSRIGTRSYIYKI; encoded by the coding sequence ATGGTGAAGGAAGTTCGTTCACCCGATGCCCTTGACTTTGAACGGAAAATGAGAGACAGCATCGTGGAATCGGCGGAAGCTTTAAATAACAGTGGAGCGGATTTTGCAACATTTGATGAGTCGCGCTGCAACCCGCAGTTTTGGACGCGTACAGATATTGGAGGACTACAGCTGAACGCTGGTGTGGCGCCTTCGGTGGGGATTAAAGACATTTTTCAGAACGGACATTTATATGCCTTCGAATGCGCAACAGCCATGGTCATTGTTATGTACAGAGCGACAATTGAGGCTATAGGTGAAGAAGACTTTAATAAGTATTTTAAGGATTTATTTTTATGGGACTGGAACTACGACGAGAATCTACGCTTAATTACGAACTATAATAAGGATCAGATGCTGCGGGGAGATATTGTGTATTTCAGGAATCCAGATCATGCGCCTAGCAAGCCAGAATGGCAGGGTGAGAATGCTGTTAAGCTTGAAGAAGACCTGTTCTATGGCCACGGCATTGGGATCACCACTGTTGAAGTCATCATAGCCTCTCTTAATGAGGAAAGATCGCCCGGAAGCAATACCTCAGCTTTTCTTACGAATGAGTCGATACATCCTGATTTTAATTATTTACAGCAACTATCTACAGGTTCTGTCTTACCCATGGCGGAAAATAGAGGCTCCCAGTGTACTGTTTTTTCAAGAATAGGGACTAGAAGCTATATTTATAAGATCTAG
- the hflX gene encoding GTPase HflX has product MEQLREKAIIVGVQLQNETNFAYSMEELTNLAAACDLEVVGELTQKASRINPSHYIGTGKIQELSALLEAHDAPIVIFNDELSPSQIRNLESSLDRQVIDRTILILNIFAERAKTKEAQLQVEVAKLQYMLPRLTGLRESLGRQGGGSGLKNRGAGETKLELDRRRIEERISALQVELQQQVARRQIQRKQRHKNEVPVVCLVGYTNTGKSSLMNVMVEMYHPGSNKQVFAKDMLFATLETSVRSIELPDHKTFLLTDTVGFVSQLPHHLVKAFRSTLEEVTEADLLIHVVDISDPQHEQHMAVTDETLKALGADQIPTVYAYNKADLTDLPYPHLEGDNVYLSAKQNSGMAELTSLIRSHVFTDYVQCEILIPFDRGNVVSYFNEHAHVQSTSYEETGTRLALECRKSDFEKFRNDFVEL; this is encoded by the coding sequence ATGGAACAACTACGAGAAAAAGCTATTATAGTCGGTGTCCAGCTACAAAACGAAACAAACTTCGCTTATTCGATGGAAGAACTCACTAATCTGGCTGCGGCCTGTGACCTAGAAGTTGTAGGAGAGCTTACTCAAAAAGCGAGTCGAATCAACCCTTCCCACTATATCGGAACAGGCAAAATTCAAGAATTATCGGCGCTTCTAGAAGCGCATGATGCTCCTATTGTTATTTTTAACGATGAGCTATCCCCTTCACAGATTCGCAATTTGGAATCCTCTTTGGACCGTCAAGTCATCGACCGGACGATTCTGATTCTGAATATTTTCGCGGAAAGAGCAAAGACCAAAGAAGCACAGCTGCAAGTAGAAGTAGCCAAGCTGCAGTATATGCTGCCCCGCTTGACAGGTCTTCGAGAATCCCTCGGCAGACAGGGCGGTGGTTCTGGTCTGAAGAACAGAGGCGCTGGTGAAACCAAGCTGGAGCTGGATCGCAGAAGAATTGAAGAACGGATTTCAGCGCTACAGGTTGAGCTTCAACAGCAAGTGGCCAGACGCCAAATTCAGCGGAAGCAGCGGCATAAGAATGAGGTTCCTGTTGTCTGCCTCGTCGGCTATACGAACACCGGCAAGTCCAGCTTAATGAATGTGATGGTGGAGATGTATCATCCCGGCTCTAATAAGCAGGTGTTCGCCAAGGATATGTTATTTGCTACGCTGGAGACATCCGTTCGGAGCATTGAGCTACCGGATCACAAAACCTTTTTATTAACAGATACCGTCGGATTCGTCAGCCAGCTTCCCCATCACCTGGTCAAAGCCTTCCGCTCCACGCTCGAAGAGGTGACCGAAGCGGACTTATTGATTCACGTAGTCGATATTTCCGATCCGCAGCATGAGCAGCATATGGCCGTTACCGATGAGACGTTAAAAGCACTCGGCGCAGACCAAATTCCAACGGTTTATGCTTACAACAAAGCTGACCTAACTGACTTGCCTTACCCTCACCTTGAGGGTGACAACGTCTATCTCTCTGCCAAACAAAATAGTGGAATGGCTGAACTTACAAGTCTGATTCGCAGCCATGTGTTTACGGATTATGTACAGTGTGAAATTCTGATTCCATTCGATCGTGGCAATGTGGTCTCCTATTTCAACGAGCATGCCCATGTTCAATCCACTAGCTATGAAGAAACAGGCACACGGCTTGCGCTAGAATGCAGAAAATCTGATTTCGAGAAATTCCGCAACGACTTTGTTGAGCTTTAG